One stretch of Streptomyces sp. NBC_01363 DNA includes these proteins:
- a CDS encoding GntR family transcriptional regulator, with amino-acid sequence MGTDPDLPLVEVDVLPPQSDVIRRAQELLISQGVLEGLAGSGTYVAEPRRRVRVVRSSAREQRDGSPFRADMKAMGKYGDWESRTEAKVPAPVEIAARLGITEGDLCVRTAYEFLADGRPVQLSTSWEPYDLTAGSLVVLPEGGPHAGAGVVNRMAAIGVTVSHAVEQPEPRQATAEEASLLGIQKAALVTHIRRTYYSNDGRPVETADIVVPAAHCEIVYEIPINR; translated from the coding sequence CTGGGTACGGACCCGGATCTCCCGCTTGTCGAGGTCGACGTTCTCCCACCGCAGTCCGACGTGATTCGCCGGGCGCAGGAACTGCTGATCTCCCAGGGCGTTCTGGAAGGCCTTGCGGGTTCCGGCACGTATGTTGCCGAACCTCGTCGGCGTGTCCGGGTGGTCCGCTCCTCGGCGCGCGAGCAGCGCGATGGGTCCCCGTTCCGTGCGGACATGAAGGCCATGGGCAAGTACGGGGACTGGGAGAGTCGGACCGAGGCCAAGGTTCCGGCTCCGGTTGAGATCGCGGCGCGCCTCGGTATCACCGAAGGCGACCTGTGCGTCCGGACCGCGTACGAGTTCCTGGCCGATGGCAGGCCAGTGCAGTTGTCGACGAGTTGGGAGCCGTACGACCTCACCGCCGGTTCGCTTGTCGTTCTGCCCGAGGGCGGACCGCACGCGGGTGCCGGGGTCGTGAACCGCATGGCCGCGATCGGCGTCACCGTCAGCCATGCCGTGGAGCAGCCAGAACCTAGGCAGGCGACCGCCGAGGAGGCTTCACTACTCGGCATCCAGAAAGCCGCGCTCGTGACGCACATCCGGCGTACGTACTACAGCAACGACGGCCGGCCTGTTGAGACGGCGGATATCGTCGTGCCCGCCGCTCACTGCGAGATCGTCTACGAGATCCCGATCAACCGGTGA
- a CDS encoding zinc ribbon domain-containing protein encodes MPRYEFRCRSCGDTFELSRPMAQSSDPASCPAGHADTVKLLSTVAVGGSSAKSAPAGPSAGGGGGCCGGGCCG; translated from the coding sequence ATGCCTCGTTACGAATTCCGCTGCCGCTCCTGCGGAGACACCTTCGAACTCAGCCGCCCCATGGCTCAGTCCTCCGACCCGGCCTCCTGCCCCGCCGGGCACGCCGACACCGTGAAGCTGCTCTCCACCGTGGCCGTCGGCGGGTCGTCCGCCAAGTCCGCGCCCGCCGGCCCGTCGGCCGGTGGCGGGGGCGGATGCTGCGGTGGGGGTTGCTGCGGCTGA
- a CDS encoding DUF2277 domain-containing protein, with translation MCRSIKTLRPPAIPEEATEEEIRAAALQFVRKVSGFRAPAAHNQEVFDRAVEEITEATVRLLDGLEIRGAVRTP, from the coding sequence ATGTGCCGCAGCATCAAGACCCTTCGCCCGCCCGCCATCCCCGAAGAGGCCACCGAGGAGGAGATCCGGGCCGCCGCCCTGCAGTTCGTACGCAAGGTGTCCGGCTTCCGCGCCCCGGCCGCGCACAACCAGGAGGTGTTCGACCGGGCCGTCGAGGAGATCACCGAGGCGACGGTCAGACTGCTGGACGGGCTGGAGATCCGGGGTGCGGTCAGGACGCCGTAG
- a CDS encoding GYD domain-containing protein, which yields MPTYVTLLSWTDQGVRNYKDTAKRSEAFGSAVQKLGAKLLSIYWTVGPYDLVAIVEAPDDETATAALLQLGGVGSVRSTTLRAFGPEEMERIIAKAAG from the coding sequence ATGCCGACGTACGTCACCTTGCTGAGCTGGACCGATCAAGGGGTCCGAAACTACAAGGACACCGCAAAGCGCTCCGAGGCCTTCGGGTCAGCGGTACAGAAGCTCGGGGCGAAGCTCCTGAGCATCTACTGGACCGTCGGTCCGTACGACCTCGTGGCCATCGTCGAGGCGCCCGACGACGAAACTGCCACGGCAGCACTCCTGCAGCTCGGCGGGGTGGGCAGCGTCCGTTCCACGACTCTGCGGGCCTTCGGCCCAGAGGAGATGGAGCGCATCATCGCCAAGGCGGCTGGCTGA
- a CDS encoding O-methyltransferase, whose translation MAKGNETKITDELYAYMLAHNPPLDSVQRELVETTYARLPEHAGMQSAEEQGPLLAFLVRLTGARHIVEVGTFTGFSALSMAQALPADGRLIACDISEEWTAYGREAWAKAGVADRIELRIAPALDTLRAMPAEPHIDLAYLDADKGNYIPYWEELVPRMRQGGLVVTDNVLFHGGVTDPRATGGAAAIKEFNDHVAADPRMDSVLLTVSDGLTLSRKR comes from the coding sequence ATGGCCAAGGGCAACGAAACCAAGATCACGGACGAGCTGTACGCGTACATGCTGGCGCACAATCCACCGCTCGACTCGGTGCAGCGCGAGCTCGTCGAGACCACGTACGCACGCCTGCCCGAGCACGCCGGCATGCAGTCGGCCGAGGAGCAGGGACCGCTGCTCGCCTTCCTCGTACGGCTGACCGGGGCCCGGCACATCGTGGAGGTCGGGACGTTCACCGGATTCTCCGCCCTGTCGATGGCGCAGGCGCTGCCCGCCGACGGACGGCTGATCGCCTGCGACATCTCGGAGGAGTGGACCGCCTACGGCCGGGAGGCCTGGGCGAAGGCGGGCGTCGCGGACCGGATCGAGCTCCGTATCGCCCCCGCGCTCGACACACTGCGGGCGATGCCGGCCGAGCCGCACATCGACCTCGCCTACCTGGACGCCGACAAGGGCAACTACATCCCGTACTGGGAGGAACTGGTGCCCAGGATGCGGCAGGGCGGTCTTGTCGTCACGGACAACGTGCTCTTCCACGGCGGGGTGACCGACCCGCGGGCGACCGGCGGGGCGGCGGCGATCAAGGAGTTCAACGACCATGTGGCCGCCGATCCGCGGATGGACAGCGTGCTGCTGACCGTGTCCGACGGCCTGACGCTCTCCCGCAAGCGATAG
- a CDS encoding DUF1254 domain-containing protein, whose protein sequence is MELAALAAEAYVYGYPLVRDLSVVEGFMHTGFGPLPPAPFNHFAHAGRSAPPGAPLVSVDDDTVRSLAHLDLSGGPVLLHVPGADGADGAGGAGGADGAYCVLQFVDAWTNNFAYVGRRATGTRAGEWLVVPPGWAGDVPDGVLGVIDAPTSVVSVIGRDASGATDDSEDPERGRALRARLGVRYVEPGTHRTGLPAPDPDVPESLRFFEQLRVWMADFPPSAPDQAYQDRFQPLGLLEEGPSPYTRADPALVRALTEGLARGRAWVEEAGRAAAGRGGWVMDPHLFDYNLDHYGVGTIDSPEWRIADREASYRTRAVAARCSLWGVHGYEAVYAHTFRDAGGERLNGAGSYVLRFDGRPPPVEASWSLAVYDATGQRPVETPGTRRRPVGDRTPGLVHGEDGSLTVHLRRERPEDPVAAANWLPVPDGDFRLVLRLWAPGPEILDGTYEIPAVERIR, encoded by the coding sequence GTGGAACTTGCCGCTCTTGCCGCCGAGGCGTACGTCTACGGGTATCCGCTGGTCCGTGACCTGTCGGTGGTCGAGGGCTTCATGCACACGGGCTTCGGGCCGCTGCCGCCCGCACCCTTCAACCATTTCGCGCACGCGGGCCGATCGGCGCCGCCCGGCGCGCCCCTCGTGTCTGTCGACGACGACACCGTTCGTTCCCTCGCCCACCTCGATCTCTCCGGTGGGCCGGTGCTGCTCCATGTCCCCGGTGCGGACGGTGCGGACGGTGCGGGCGGTGCGGGCGGTGCGGACGGGGCGTACTGCGTGTTGCAGTTCGTCGACGCCTGGACCAACAACTTCGCGTACGTCGGCCGCCGCGCGACCGGCACCCGGGCCGGGGAGTGGCTCGTCGTGCCGCCCGGCTGGGCGGGCGATGTGCCCGACGGCGTGCTCGGGGTCATCGACGCGCCCACCTCCGTCGTCTCCGTCATCGGCCGCGATGCCTCCGGCGCCACCGACGACTCCGAAGACCCGGAGCGGGGCCGCGCGCTCCGGGCACGGCTGGGCGTCAGGTACGTCGAACCGGGCACGCACCGTACGGGACTGCCCGCGCCCGATCCCGACGTACCGGAGTCACTGCGGTTCTTCGAGCAGCTCAGGGTGTGGATGGCAGACTTCCCGCCGTCCGCGCCCGACCAGGCGTACCAGGACCGGTTCCAGCCGCTGGGGCTGCTGGAGGAAGGTCCCTCGCCGTACACCCGCGCCGATCCCGCCCTCGTACGCGCGCTGACCGAGGGCCTGGCGCGAGGGAGGGCATGGGTGGAGGAGGCGGGCCGGGCCGCGGCGGGGCGCGGGGGATGGGTGATGGATCCGCATCTCTTCGACTACAACCTCGACCACTACGGCGTCGGAACCATCGACTCCCCGGAGTGGCGGATCGCCGACCGGGAGGCGTCCTACCGGACCAGGGCGGTGGCGGCACGGTGCTCGCTGTGGGGCGTCCACGGCTACGAGGCGGTGTACGCCCACACCTTCCGCGACGCCGGGGGCGAGCGGCTGAATGGGGCCGGCTCCTACGTCCTGCGCTTCGACGGACGGCCGCCGCCGGTCGAGGCGTCCTGGTCCCTGGCCGTGTACGACGCGACCGGTCAGCGCCCCGTCGAGACCCCGGGGACGCGACGGCGCCCGGTCGGTGACCGTACGCCTGGCCTGGTGCACGGGGAGGACGGTTCGCTGACGGTCCACCTCCGGCGGGAGCGGCCGGAGGACCCGGTCGCGGCGGCGAACTGGCTGCCCGTGCCCGACGGGGACTTCCGGCTGGTGCTCAGGCTCTGGGCGCCGGGGCCCGAGATTCTCGACGGGACGTACGAGATCCCCGCAGTCGAACGGATTCGGTGA
- a CDS encoding DedA family protein, with protein sequence MLESVGALTSSPWIYAVVALSVLLDVFLPLLPSGVLVITAATAAAAGSTTVAGAGAAEQVTEVPSLLALILCAATASVLGDLVAYRLAWRGGERLDRAIARSRRLTSAQERLGAALARGGGILVIIARFAPAGRSVVSLGAGAAHREVKEFLPWSALAGVAWAGYSVGLGYFGGQWLGATWVGTAVSVLALFMAGALAAYLMRRPAAEAAAAASATASTAS encoded by the coding sequence GTGCTTGAGAGTGTGGGCGCGCTGACCAGCAGCCCATGGATCTATGCCGTGGTCGCGCTTTCGGTGCTCCTGGACGTCTTTCTGCCCCTGCTGCCCAGCGGGGTGCTGGTGATCACCGCCGCCACGGCTGCCGCCGCCGGTTCGACGACCGTCGCGGGTGCGGGCGCCGCCGAGCAGGTGACCGAGGTTCCCTCGCTCCTCGCCCTGATCCTCTGCGCGGCCACCGCCTCGGTGCTCGGCGACCTCGTCGCATACCGGCTGGCCTGGCGTGGCGGGGAACGCCTGGACCGGGCCATCGCCCGCTCCCGCCGCCTCACCTCCGCACAGGAACGCCTCGGCGCGGCCCTCGCCCGGGGCGGCGGCATCCTCGTCATCATCGCCCGCTTTGCCCCGGCCGGACGCTCGGTGGTCTCCCTGGGCGCGGGCGCCGCGCATCGCGAGGTCAAGGAATTCCTGCCCTGGTCGGCCCTGGCGGGCGTGGCATGGGCCGGTTACAGCGTGGGCCTCGGCTACTTCGGCGGCCAGTGGCTCGGCGCGACGTGGGTGGGCACGGCCGTCTCGGTCCTCGCCCTGTTCATGGCGGGCGCCCTGGCCGCGTATCTCATGCGCCGCCCGGCGGCGGAAGCGGCCGCCGCCGCGTCGGCGACGGCCTCTACGGCGTCCTGA
- a CDS encoding DUF1062 domain-containing protein: MLNNWLVVPTCLPLVLRRCHVCASERFKASGKFRVNANHKLIDAWLLALCTACGETAKLTVLERMNVRSVRPELLDRLHDNDLGLTAELLQDPVVRRRNRIALDWDNAWRLDTGGSDHLDREVIDVSVRFAARIPVRPVRLIGEGCGLSRAEVERLITEGKLVSAVRLSGKLSGDFTFMLKR, encoded by the coding sequence GTGCTCAATAACTGGCTGGTCGTGCCCACCTGCCTGCCGCTCGTGCTCCGCCGTTGCCATGTGTGCGCGTCCGAGCGCTTCAAGGCAAGCGGTAAATTTCGCGTCAACGCAAACCACAAGCTCATCGACGCCTGGCTCCTCGCGCTCTGTACCGCTTGCGGGGAAACTGCGAAGCTCACGGTCCTGGAGCGGATGAATGTGCGCTCCGTACGACCTGAGCTGCTGGACCGGCTGCATGACAACGACCTTGGCCTGACAGCCGAGCTGCTCCAGGATCCGGTCGTGCGGCGTCGTAATCGCATCGCCCTCGACTGGGACAACGCCTGGCGTCTCGACACCGGGGGATCGGATCACCTGGACCGCGAGGTGATCGACGTCTCGGTCCGCTTCGCGGCGCGGATCCCTGTCCGGCCGGTGCGACTGATCGGTGAAGGTTGCGGTCTTTCGCGGGCCGAGGTCGAGAGGCTGATCACGGAGGGGAAGCTTGTTTCGGCAGTCCGGCTGAGCGGCAAGCTCTCCGGCGACTTCACCTTCATGCTCAAGCGCTGA
- a CDS encoding DUF4383 domain-containing protein produces MATHALHATGRRSPRRRKVTRLDQHLPVDHRLTRVYRVGAGMMGLVLLAFGILGLIDKIGFFNTGGATVAGLNTNGALSVLSICVGLLLFIGMVIGGNFASTLNMILGIVFILSGFVNLALLETAYNFLAFHIQNVLFSFVVGLMLMVFGMYGRVSGGLPHDNPYWRARHPEEAAREMRLNRRATTLSMPGVRRSP; encoded by the coding sequence ATGGCCACCCATGCACTGCACGCCACGGGACGGCGGTCGCCCCGTCGCCGCAAGGTCACCCGGCTCGACCAGCATCTGCCGGTCGATCACCGGCTCACCCGCGTCTATCGGGTCGGGGCGGGGATGATGGGGCTGGTGCTGCTCGCCTTCGGCATCCTGGGTCTGATCGACAAGATCGGCTTCTTCAACACCGGCGGAGCCACCGTCGCGGGCCTCAACACCAACGGTGCCCTGAGCGTCCTGTCCATTTGCGTCGGCCTGCTCCTGTTCATCGGGATGGTGATCGGCGGCAACTTCGCCTCGACGCTCAACATGATTCTGGGCATCGTCTTCATCCTCAGCGGCTTCGTCAATCTCGCGCTGCTGGAGACCGCCTACAACTTCCTCGCCTTCCACATCCAGAACGTGCTGTTCAGCTTTGTGGTGGGGCTGATGCTGATGGTCTTCGGGATGTACGGACGGGTCAGCGGCGGCCTTCCGCACGACAACCCGTACTGGCGGGCCCGCCACCCCGAGGAAGCCGCGCGGGAAATGCGGCTGAACCGCAGGGCGACCACGCTGTCGATGCCGGGCGTACGGCGTAGTCCCTGA
- a CDS encoding HAD family hydrolase, whose product MTLVASDLDRTLIYSAAALQLAMPDAEAPRLLCVEVYDHKPLSYLTETAAALLDELARTTVFVPTTTRTREQYGRIHLPGPAPRFAICANGGHLLVDGESDPDWQRQVARRLADECASLDEVRAHLLAAADPAWLLKERVAEDLFAYLVVERPLLPEDWVKELGEWARTRGWTVSLQGRKIYAVPGPLTKSAAMNEVVRRTGATLTLAAGDSLLDADLLLAAHRAWRPAHGELGDTGWHAPHAEVTAAHGVAAGEEILRYFLRAAGEARSS is encoded by the coding sequence GTGACGCTCGTCGCCAGCGACCTCGACCGCACCCTGATCTACTCCGCGGCGGCGCTCCAGCTCGCCATGCCGGACGCCGAAGCCCCCCGGCTGCTCTGCGTGGAGGTGTACGACCACAAGCCGCTCTCCTACCTCACGGAGACGGCCGCGGCGCTGCTCGACGAACTGGCCCGCACCACGGTCTTCGTCCCGACGACCACCCGCACCCGCGAGCAGTACGGGCGCATCCACCTGCCCGGCCCCGCACCGAGGTTCGCGATCTGCGCCAACGGCGGACACCTGCTCGTCGACGGCGAGTCCGACCCCGACTGGCAGCGGCAGGTGGCCCGCAGGCTCGCCGACGAATGCGCCTCCCTCGACGAGGTCCGCGCCCACCTCCTGGCCGCGGCCGACCCCGCCTGGCTGCTCAAGGAACGAGTCGCCGAGGACCTCTTCGCCTATCTCGTCGTGGAACGCCCGCTGCTGCCCGAGGACTGGGTCAAGGAACTGGGGGAGTGGGCGCGGACGCGTGGCTGGACGGTCTCCCTCCAGGGCCGCAAGATCTACGCCGTTCCGGGCCCGCTCACCAAGAGCGCCGCGATGAACGAGGTGGTTCGACGCACCGGCGCCACGCTCACCCTCGCCGCCGGCGACAGCCTCCTCGACGCCGATCTGCTCCTCGCCGCCCACCGCGCCTGGCGCCCGGCCCACGGCGAACTGGGCGATACCGGCTGGCACGCCCCGCATGCCGAGGTGACGGCCGCGCACGGCGTGGCAGCGGGCGAGGAGATCCTTCGGTACTTCCTCCGGGCCGCGGGCGAGGCAAGATCGTCCTGA
- a CDS encoding cold shock domain-containing protein: MRRRRGPRKVLAVVTATVREWRDEEGWGVLDSPETPGGCFGHYADIQMPGFRTLSPGQQVDLTWEAPGFKQDGYDYRAVSIVPRIA; this comes from the coding sequence ATGCGTCGCCGCAGAGGGCCCCGTAAGGTCCTCGCAGTCGTGACTGCGACGGTGCGTGAGTGGAGAGATGAGGAGGGGTGGGGTGTGCTCGACTCGCCCGAGACTCCCGGAGGATGCTTCGGCCACTACGCCGACATTCAGATGCCCGGCTTTCGTACGCTGTCACCAGGGCAACAGGTCGATCTCACCTGGGAGGCACCCGGCTTCAAGCAGGACGGGTACGACTACCGCGCGGTGAGCATCGTTCCCAGGATCGCCTGA
- a CDS encoding DUF4097 family beta strand repeat-containing protein, with the protein MVLALAGCGSADVGDAPAEHKSFALGGKTLTIDSGQSSLELVPADVQKVEVTRRVDGWVAFGSGPDPQWEMQDDTLTLRVKCEALIGDCAAEHQVKVPRGVAVVVKGDNGTVVASGFRTPLTLHADNGKVTVRDSTGPLKLESDNGGIVAERVSAKSVSARSDNGSIRLGFAAVPDLVDTVSDNGAITIDLPGGSVRYAVDAVAHNGSTSVDAPRSDGSSHVVKARSDNGEVTVRSVN; encoded by the coding sequence ATGGTTCTTGCTCTTGCCGGTTGTGGCAGTGCGGACGTGGGCGACGCGCCCGCCGAGCACAAGTCGTTCGCGTTGGGCGGGAAGACGCTGACCATCGATTCCGGGCAGTCGTCGCTGGAGCTCGTACCGGCCGATGTGCAGAAGGTCGAGGTGACCCGTCGGGTCGACGGGTGGGTGGCGTTCGGGAGCGGGCCCGATCCGCAATGGGAGATGCAGGACGACACGCTCACGCTTCGCGTGAAGTGCGAGGCGCTGATCGGCGACTGTGCCGCGGAGCACCAGGTGAAAGTGCCGCGCGGGGTGGCCGTGGTAGTCAAGGGGGACAACGGGACGGTCGTCGCTTCCGGCTTCCGTACTCCCCTCACCCTCCACGCCGACAACGGCAAGGTGACCGTCCGGGACTCCACCGGGCCGCTCAAGCTGGAGAGCGACAACGGTGGCATCGTCGCCGAGAGGGTCTCGGCCAAGTCCGTGTCGGCCCGGTCCGACAACGGCAGCATCCGGCTGGGGTTCGCGGCCGTGCCGGATCTCGTGGACACCGTGAGCGACAACGGGGCGATCACCATCGATCTGCCGGGCGGCTCCGTGAGGTATGCGGTGGATGCCGTCGCCCACAACGGGAGCACCTCGGTGGACGCACCGCGCAGCGACGGCAGCAGCCATGTGGTGAAGGCCCGGAGCGACAACGGCGAAGTCACCGTCCGAAGCGTGAACTAA
- a CDS encoding fasciclin domain-containing protein: MSSHRIRMSAAALTAVVALPLSLGTLAPQAFADTPSPFGPGCSSLPNSGKGSATGMSKERVATAAANNPKLTELVLALKDAGLTTKLNDAKNITVFAPTNAAFDKISKMQLAGLLKDKAQLKKVLTYHVVDRTITPSELPNGSFKTLEGSMLKTSGSGTSFNVNDTAKIVCGDIKTANATVYLVDTVLMPPS; encoded by the coding sequence ATGAGTTCACATCGCATCCGCATGAGCGCCGCAGCACTCACCGCTGTGGTGGCCCTCCCGCTCTCGCTCGGTACTCTCGCTCCACAAGCGTTCGCGGACACACCGAGCCCGTTCGGCCCGGGATGCTCCTCGTTGCCGAACAGCGGCAAGGGCAGCGCGACCGGCATGTCCAAGGAACGCGTGGCCACCGCAGCGGCCAACAATCCGAAACTCACCGAGCTGGTACTCGCGTTGAAGGACGCCGGGCTCACCACCAAGCTCAACGACGCGAAGAACATCACGGTCTTCGCCCCCACGAACGCGGCCTTCGACAAGATTTCGAAGATGCAGCTTGCCGGCCTCCTCAAGGACAAGGCGCAGCTGAAGAAGGTCCTGACCTACCACGTCGTGGACAGGACCATCACCCCCAGCGAGCTTCCCAACGGCAGCTTCAAGACGCTGGAGGGCTCCATGCTCAAGACCTCCGGGTCGGGCACGTCGTTCAACGTCAACGACACCGCGAAGATCGTCTGTGGGGACATCAAGACGGCCAACGCCACGGTCTATCTCGTCGACACGGTCCTCATGCCCCCGTCCTAG
- a CDS encoding MerR family transcriptional regulator — MNGDALLPIGDLARLTGLTVKTIRFYSDRGIVPPADRTPAGYRLYGPDAVARLRLVRTLRELGLDLPTIRKVADRELSLPEVAAAHAQALTVQIRTLRMRRAVLAAAARRGSTPEELEPMHELARLSEHERRDLIDDFLATAFGGPDAAPGFAGIRRSMTPELPENPDTEQVEAWIELAELTQDPDFAVLVRRMADHVSTDLTRPDPTAMVRDHVTPALRAGIAPTSPQAAPVIKAITTEYAHTTGHDLLPLLETANDPRRQRYLQLLAVINSWPPPDDPRPAFTWLIEALASNTTADAPEAGRT, encoded by the coding sequence ATGAACGGCGACGCGCTCCTCCCGATCGGGGATCTGGCCAGGCTGACCGGGCTGACGGTGAAGACCATCCGGTTCTACTCCGACCGCGGGATCGTGCCCCCTGCCGACCGCACCCCGGCCGGCTACCGCCTCTACGGTCCCGACGCCGTCGCACGCCTCCGCCTGGTCCGGACGCTGCGCGAGCTGGGGCTGGACCTTCCCACGATCCGCAAGGTCGCCGACCGCGAACTTTCCCTCCCCGAGGTCGCCGCAGCGCACGCCCAGGCGCTGACGGTGCAGATCCGTACGCTGCGGATGCGGCGCGCGGTGCTGGCGGCGGCGGCCAGGCGCGGTTCCACACCTGAGGAGCTGGAACCCATGCACGAACTGGCCAGGCTCTCCGAGCACGAACGCCGCGACCTGATCGACGACTTCCTCGCCACCGCGTTCGGCGGCCCGGACGCCGCGCCGGGGTTCGCCGGAATCAGGCGCTCGATGACCCCGGAGCTGCCCGAGAACCCCGACACCGAACAGGTCGAAGCCTGGATCGAGTTGGCCGAACTGACCCAGGACCCGGACTTCGCCGTCCTCGTACGACGCATGGCCGACCACGTATCGACCGACCTCACCCGCCCCGACCCCACCGCGATGGTCCGCGACCACGTCACCCCGGCCCTGCGAGCGGGCATCGCCCCGACATCGCCCCAGGCCGCCCCGGTCATCAAGGCGATCACGACCGAATACGCCCACACCACCGGCCACGACCTGCTGCCACTCCTGGAAACGGCGAACGACCCCCGCCGCCAGCGCTACCTCCAGCTGCTCGCCGTGATCAACTCCTGGCCACCCCCGGACGACCCGAGACCGGCCTTCACCTGGCTCATCGAGGCCTTGGCCTCGAACACCACCGCTGATGCGCCTGAGGCCGGCCGAACCTAA